In Isosphaera pallida ATCC 43644, the sequence TCGTTTGATCCGCGAGGGATTGCGTTACCACAGCGCTCAGGTGCCCTGGCGGGTTCTCCTGGTGGACAACGCGATGGAGACCCGCGACTTCGACATCGCGTTGGATCAGGCGTTGGCGATTTCCGAGATCAATGGAGTGCGGGTCGAGGTGTTGGAACGCATCGCCGAACAATTCAAAGAGATTCCCGAAGGCGGGATCCGCACCGTCAAACGCCTGGTCTTTGCCGAACGCGCTGCCAAGAAGGATCTGCGCAATCCGTTGTTTCTCAAGGAGGGAGCGCGGGCTTCGCTGTTGTTGGGTCGTCGAGAGCAGGCGGAGGCCAAGCTGAAACAACTGACCCCCGACCAGGGACCGGAAAAGAACGGCGAGGCGGCCTACTTGATGGGCATCTGCCGGGCGCTGACCAAGAACACCGAGGAGGCGCAACGACTCCTCGCGCAGGCCTATCGACTTCAACCCGACCTGATCGAAGCCTACGCCGCCCATGCTGCGTTGTTGCGTGGCCAGATGTCGGATGAGGCATTCCACTCGCCCATTGAGCGCCGCCCTCTGGAGGAGGTGTTGGAGCGGGTGATCCGGGCCAACCCTGGGCGGGCTCAGGCTTATCTGGTGCGGGCTTCGTTCGGGGTGGACGCGGCCCAAATCGCCGCCGATCTACGCAAGGCCGCCCAACTCGCCCCCAACGACCCCGAAGTGGTCTTCGCCCTGGCGGCTCTGCTTCAACGCGAAGGACGAACCGAGGAGGCGATCGAGCGGGTTCGCCCGGTCTTCGATGCCCAACCCGACCATCCGGTGCTGTCGCGCGCTCTGACTGGTTTGCTGCTGTCCCGTGGCGACACCGACGAGGCGGTGGCGGTCTTCCGCCGTCACCTCGACGCAGCCCCCGACCTCGTGGAGGACCGCCTGGCGATGGGTGAATTGTTGCTCGGGCTGGAACGCCTCGATGAGGTCCGAACCCTCCTCGAACAGTGGCCCGAGTCCAAGCTGTTGGCAGCCCGCAAGAGCTTCCTGCAAGCCCAGCTGCTGGTCGCCGAACGCAAGTTCGGCGAGGCAATCGACCTGTTGGAAACCCAGGTGCTGCCCGAATTGTCTAACGACAAGCCGGTGGCTATGCGGGCCGCACAACTCCTGGCCTCTTGCCATGAGGCGTTGGGTCATCCCGAGGATCAACTCAAAGCGCTGCGACAAGCCATTGCGCTCAACCCCGAGGCCGATTCCGCCCGCGCCCAACTCGGACTGGCGTTGCTGCGCCGCGGCCAGTTCGAGGACGCGCAACGCCAGTTCAACACGCTGGTTGGCCGTCGCGACGACGCTCTGGTGACCATCGCGTCGCTCCACCTGATCAAGACCCTGCGCCAGCCTCCCGAGATCCGAGACTGGTCGGTGGTGGAACGATCCCTGGCCGAAGCCCGTGCTGCGGACCCCGACTCGCCCCGCCCCAGATTCATCCAAGCCCAGATGTGGGTGGCGCGCGACGAGCTGGACCAAGCCGAACGGGAACTCACCCAGCTCCGTCAGAAGTTCCCCGAGTTCCCCGACGCCTGGCCCCTGTCGATCGCCTTGGCGCGGGGACGGAACAACCTCTCCCAGGTCCGGGCGCTTCTGGTTGAAGCCGGCAACGCGCTGAGCGACCCCGAAGTCCGGGCCCGCACCCTCATCGCTGGTTGGCTAGCGGCCCGTCTGCCCGAATCGAGCGACGAGCTGGAAAAGCTGGCCCGCTCCCTGATGGACGCCGAAGCCGCCACCGCCACGGTCTCCCGCACCAAGCTAACCGAGACCACCCCGTTCAAACCGATCTCGGGTGAAGCGCTGGCTCGCCTGGTCGATGCCGTCGCGGTCCTCTCCGGCGACGAACGCGCCTTGACGGTCTTCGAGACCCTCCGCCAGCGACGACCCGACGACGTGGCCCTCTGGCTGGCGGCGCTGCCCCTGGCGCTTCGTAACAGCGACCTCAAGCTGCTCGAGCGGTTCCGGGACGTGGTCCGAGTCGGCGAGGGCCAAACCGGGGTTTGGTGGCGTCTGGCCGAGGTCTCCCGCCTGCTGATCGAGGCCCGTCAACGCAAAACCACCGACCTGTCCACCGTGCCCGACCTGCTGAGCCAACTCGATCGGGAACGACCCGACTGGACCATCCTTCCCCTTCTCAAGGCGGAATACGCCGACCTGCGCGGCAACGAACCCGAGGTGATCCAGGCACTTCAGGCCGCCCTCAAGCTGGAACCCACCAACTTCGCCATCGCCCGCCGTCTGGTCGAACGGTTGCAACGCCGTCAACGCTGGAACGAACTGGACGAGGCGATCCGCTTGGTGGAAACCCAGGCGGGACTCCCCTCCGACCTGCTCCAGGCCGCCCTCGATTTAGCGCTGCGTCGCAACGACGCCAAACGCGCGACCGAACTCACTCAACGGCTCAACCGCGCCCAAACCACTGCTCAGGCCAAACCCGAGGATCGCCTGCGGTTGGCCCGGGCCTTGGCGATGGCCGGACGCGACCAGGACGCCCGCGACGCCCTCAAGGAAGTGATCGACCAGGTTCAAGCCCACCCCGCCCGCGCGGCGGAAGCCTGGCTGGTGTTGGTAGAACTGGCCCAACGCCAAGGGGAGGCGGCGGAAGCCGGGCGTATCCTGGAGGAGGCGGTCATGCGGCTGCCCGAGGCGGAACGCCCCTTATTCCGCGCCCGCGGCTTGGCCCTCATGGGGCGGGGCGACGAGGCGACCGCCGCCTACGACCACCTTCTGGAGACGCGCGCCGCCCAAGCCAAGGCCAACGGCGATGCCGAAGCCCCCCTGGCCGACCTCCTGTTGATCCGGCTGGAAAAGGCGCGGGTCCAGGTATCGCTCAAGCGGTTCGATCAGGCCGAGGCCGACCTTCGAACGCTGCTGGGCGAAGCCTCCTCCCGCCCCGCCAATCAGGACCGGGGCCGCCTGGTCGCCGAACTGATCCCCGAGATTCGCCGGTCGCTGGCCGAGGTGTTGGCCCTCTCCGAACGACCGCGAACCCTCGCTCTGATCGACGAGGCCGCCAGCCTTCTGGAGCAAAACCTTCAGGTGCGCGACGTTCTAGAGGATCGTCGGATGTTGGGTCTGGTCCTGACTCAGATTCCAGCCCGCCAGGCCCAGGCCAAGGAACTGCTCGACCAGGTCGCCGCGGTCGATCAATTGCGGCCCAACGAGCAATACGCCCTGATCGTCCTGCGCGAGGCGCGTTGCGACTGGCCCCAGGCGAGGCCGCTGATCCGCGAGATGGTCGCGGCCCGTCAGGCCAGTCCCGCCCAAATGCACTTCTTCATCGACATGGCCCTGATGCGCCAGGATCTCGACCTGGCCACCGAGGTTCTGGAGGGACTCAGAGCCGTGGCTCCCAAGGGGGATGCCAAAGCCCAACGCTCGATTAAGGTGGCTGCTGCCCGGCTCGAACACGCGCGCGGAGCGACCGAGCAGGCCCGCAAGATGGTCGCGGATCTGGTTCGCGTCGATCAACTCGACCCGGTCGCCACCGCCAACCTGCTGAAGGAAATGGGGGACTTCGTGGCCGCCGAAGCGGTGTTGAGACAAACCTTGGCCACGACCCCTCAGCCCCAGGCCCGAATCCCGCTGCGGGTCGCGCTGGCCCGCTTGGCGGCCCTCCAGCGTCGTCACGCCGAAACCCTCACGGCCGCCCGCGAACTCCTGGAAGAACGTGACTGCCCTCCCCGCGTGGTGGGAGAACTGCTGGCCTCGTGGGCGCTCCAGGCCCAGCCGCCAGCCGAGTTCCGCAGTCAAGCGCTGGCCTGGATCGAGTCGCTGCCGGATCGGATCGACCCGGTTCCCTTCCTTACCCCCGCGGCGCTTCTGCTCGATGCCGAGGGGCGTCACGCCGAGGCGATCGCCAAGTATCGTCTTTTGCTCCGCAGTGAACCGCAAAACTTCCCCGCTCTCAACAACCTCGCCTATCTGCTGGCACTAACCGAGACCGATCTCGACGAGGCTTTGGAATTGATCAACCGCGCCCTGGTGCTCAATCAGCGGATCTCGAGCGTTCTGGACACCCGCGCCGTGGTGCTGCTGGCGCGCCGGCAAACCTCGGAGGCCATCCGGGATCTGCTCAAAGTCGTGGAAGATCGTCCCAGCAAGTTCGCCCTCTTCCACCTGGCGCTGGCCTATGACCAGGAACGCAAGACAGACACTGCGCGGGACTTTCTCGACCGCGCGCTGGCCGCCGGTCTGACCGCCGAGGACTTGCACCCCCTAGAACGTCCCAAACTAGCTCGATTGCTCCGAGGCGACGAGGAGGACGATCAGAACCAGGATGGGCGGACCTCCTCAACCAGCCCCGCCGATCCAAACGCCCGTTGACCCTCGCCACGCCCGTTCCGATCGCTTTCGGACTCCTCCCGGCCGCCAAGTCTCCACGCCGGGCCGTCATGGACCACGACAATGACGACAGCAAGGAAGGGAGGTCGGTTGAAAAATCCCTGACTCGATCACTTGGGAACGGAACCATCCCTCCCAGGTGTCGTTAACCCGGTTTCATCCGCCAGGCCGTTCACCAATCCCCACCCTGCTCCGAGCAGGACGTGGAGCCGTCCGCTTAGCGCAGGTTCTTTCCCAGACGTGTTCGGATCGATTCCGGCGTATTTGTCCCCCGCTACCCCGGATCGACACACTCTTGAATGGTTCGTTCTCCTTTCGTTTTTCCTCATCCAAACAAAATCCATGGACGCTTTCCATCCCAAGTCGCCGGACGGATCCCCGCCCCGTTCCTCCGTCACTCCCGGCTCGGTCGGGGGAGCCTCCTCGCAACCGGAAGAAGGTCCGCCTGTCGGGGGGGGGGGAATGGGCGCGTCTGGATCCCGTCCCTTGCCGCAACCACATCCCCTGCCGGGTCGGATGCCCCTGGGTGGTCGATCGACGTCCCCCCCGCCCACCTCCCCTTCCCAAGGGTTCCATAAGCTCGCCGGACGTTCCAAATCGTTAGGCAAAATCCTGGCCAAGGGAGACTTCAAACCGTCCGAAGCATCCGAGCAGGGACCACGGATGCCCCACCTCCCCCGCCATCCCCTCAACGAACCGGCTGGTCAGATCGAAGCGCGGCGGTTGATGGTGATCGTCGGAGTGGTGCTGCTGGTGGCGATCACAGGGGTCGGCGCGTTGGTGGGGCCGAGCTATTACCAACGCTTCCAAACCCGCCAGACCCGCATCAATGCAATCGAGAAGATCCGGGAGAGTCTGACGCGCAAGGATTTCTCCCAAGCGATCGCCATCAGCGGTGAATTCCTCAAAGCCAATCCTGGCGACTTCCGACTGCCTGCCGAACTCAACACGATCCTGTTGACCTCGCTGGACGAACTCAGCGACGATCAGGCCCGTGAGGCGATCGTTGTCCTCAACGAGGCGCTGAGGTATCATCCCCAACAGGTGCCTTGGCGCGAAACGGTTCGGAAACTGGCGGTCAAGACGCGCGACTTCGAACAAGCCGCGACTCAGGCATTCCGGCTGGCGACGACGCCCCGGGTCGATGTCAAGTTCATTGAGGACGCGCTAGACGATCTGGCCAAACTAGGCGACTCACCGTTTTGCCGCTACCAACGGTTTGCCATCGCAGAGGCAGCGGTCAAGAACACGCTCAACAACCCGACGATCACCCGTCGGGCAGTCAAGGCGGCGCTTGACGTGGGCCAATTCGAGACCGCCTCGAAATTGTTCGAGGGGATCCACAAAGGGAGCGACAACGACGCGGAACTCCTCTACTTCCAGGGGGTGTTGGCCTCGTCGCAACGGCGGTTGGAGCGCAGCCTGGAACTGTTGAACGCGGCGATCGCCAAGGATCCCGGCTTGCTCGACGCTCACGCCGCTCGTTTGGCGGTGCTGGCGTCGGACCCGACGACCCGCGGCCAGATCGACGAGGCAGTCTCGGCGATGCTGGCGGCCAACCCCGGCCAAGCCCGCGCGCATCTCATTGCCCATCAGATCTACCGGGGGATCAACCCGGATCGGGCCCAGATCGAAATCGAGCGGGCCGGCGAACTCGAACCCCTCCATCCCGAAGTGGTTCTCACGCGGGCACGCGAAGCGATCAAAGCCAACCAAATCGCCTCGGCGATCGCGTTGATTCAGCAGGGTTGGAATGTTCAGCCGATGGACGACCGACTGCCAGTCCTGCTGGCCTCGCTCTACGTGAGCGAAGGCAAGCCGGAACTGGCCATCGACGTCCTGGAACGGGCGATGAAGTCGCTGTCGTTCTCGATTCCGATCCGCGAAAGCCTGGCCGACACCTACCTCGTCGCCAACCGCCTGGACGATCTGGACAAGTTCCTCGCAGCCTGGCCCAAGAGCGACAACCCGCTCAACGAGTCGGCCAAGGACTACATGAAAGCCCTGGCCCTAGTGGCCCGGTCCCGACCCAGCGACGCCCTGCAAATCCTCGACCCGCTCATCACCCGCCTAAGCGACGAACCAGAGCGTCGCATCCGGGCGTTGCTGCTGGCCGCCCGCTGCCACGCCGAACTCGGACGTCTGGACGACCGCATCCGGGCTCTGTCCCAAGCGGTCGCCTCGCTGAACGAACCGCTCCGGAACCTGGTGGAGCGGGATCGCGGTCAGAACCAAGTCAACGACTCGTTTGCGAACATGATCCGATCCGCGGCCCTCGAAGCGGCCGCCTTGAGCCTCAACCGAGCCACCATCCAAGACGAGTTGGCCCGCGACTGGGTCCAAATCGATCGAGCCATTTCGGAGGCAATCCGGCTCAACCCGGGCGACCCAGCGGCGGAATTGATGCGGGTCCAAGCGATGTTGCTGCGGGGCCAGGTCGAACAAGCCGACCAACTCCTCGCCTCGTTGCGCGGCCGTTATCCCCAAAACCCAGTGGTTTGGAGCTCCTCGGCGGTGCTGACCCATCGACGGGGCGACCCGGCTGGTGGGCGCGACCTGGTGCGTCTGGCCCGTCAAACCATCCTTGACCCCGTCGAATCCCTCCGCGCCCAAATCGACGCCTACGCCCTCATGGGAGACAAGGAATCCCTCGCCGCCCTCAAACGCCTGGTGGGTGAAGTCTCAGGTCTTCCTCCCGAATCACGTCGGCCCCTCGCGTCGCGCATTCTACAAATCCTCCTGGCCTCCGAAGGAGCCGATGCCGCTTCCGAAGCACTCGAGCAACTAGCCCAAGCCGATCCCGACAACCCCGAGTTGATGCGGTTCGACCTGGAACTGGCAATGGCCCGCCGGGACGAGGAGGCGTTGAGCCGTCTGCGCGACCAGTTCCGACGGGTTCAGGGGCCCGACAGTCGTGAGGCCAGCCTCGCTGATGCCGCTCGGTTGATGCTCCGCCACATCCAAGCCGTCAACCGAAGCCAGACCGGTCCCACGCCGTTGGCTGAGAACTCGGCCCCACCGCCAGCGGACGCGGCCTCTTCCCCGGAGTTGACCCAAGCCCGCGCGATTTTGGAGAAACTCGCCCGCTCCCAACCCGACTGGTACACCGTCTGGCTCTTCCTAGGGGATCTCGCAGTGCTGGAGCGCAAGTCCGACGAGGCGATCGCCCACGGCCGCAAAGCGCTCGAGTTGGCCCCCGACAACCTGCGGGCAGGTCGCTTTCTCGCCAATCAGTACGCCCTAGCTGGACGTTGGAAGGATCTCGATGAACTGATCGCCCAGCTTGAAACGAAAATCCGGCTCACTGACGACCTGCGTGCTATGGCCGCTGAAGTGGCCATCCGACGCGGCAACCTGCAACGCGCCCAGGATATGTCCAAAGCACTGGACGACACCAGCCTCGCCGGTCTGGTCACCAAAGCGCGGATCGAACAGGCGTCCGGTCAGGCGATCAACGCCATCGTTACCTACCGTAAAGCCCTCACCCTCTACCGCAAGCTGCTGCCCGAACAACGCGCGGCTCAGGCCGAGATTGCTTCGGAAATCTATCCCCTTCTGGTCGAGCAGTTGCGTGTTACCAACGCTGCCCCTGAAGCTCGCGCCCTCATGAGGCAAATCGAACGCGATCTGCCCGACCCCGTGCTGCGCGAGTTCACCCTAGCCCGCTGTCACCATGTTCTGGAGGAATACGACCAGGCGCAAGCCCTCTACGACAAAGTGCTGGCCCAGCGTCCCGAGTTCGGCCGAGCGTTGATCTGTCGGGCGATTTTGGGAGCCAACCGTCGTCAACTCGACCAGGCCGAGGCCGACCTCAGACGCACCCTGGCCATCGCCAACCTGCCCGCGGCGATTCAAATCGAAGCCCGCCGCAAACTAGCCGAACTGATTCTGATCGGCCCCTCCTCCGATCCCGCCAAGCTGGCGGAGGCGCTCAAGTTGATCGAAGCCAACAGCCTGATCCTGGGAGAAACTCTGGAGGACAAACGGCTGCGGTCGATCGGCCTGATCCGCCTGCCCGATCAGGTGCCCGCGGCCATCGCGCTGCTGGAGGAGATCGCCCGGCTGGAGCCGCTCAAACCGATTGAGCGGTTCCTACTGGCCCTCGCCTACGAGGCCCGTTGCGATTGGCCCAAAGCGCGACCGATGTTCACACAATGGCTCAATGATCGCGACGCCGTGCCCGCGCAACTGGAAATCGCTGCCCGAGTTTTCCTGGATCGCAAGGATCGGGAACTCGCCTCGATCGCCCTAAGCCGCTTGACTGAGCCCCAGCCTGGCATGTCGTCAGAGACACCACCGGCCCCCTCCCCCCGGATCAAGGCGTTGCAGGCGCGGTTGGCCCACCTCAAGGGAGATGCTCGCACCGCGACGACGCAACTCGATCAACTCGAAAAGACCCGGGCCCTGCCTGACCTGGAGCTGGCCGCGCTCTGGGAGTCAATCAATCAACCCGAGCGTGCCGAATCCCTGCTGCGCCGAGCCGCCCAGGCCCGCGACGCCACCGGCCCGCTCGCCCGCGGCCAACTCGCCGGGTTCCTCGCCCGCCGGGGCCGGGCCGCCGAAGCGCTCGAACGCCTCAAGGCGGGCCTTGGCGAGTTTCCCAATCCGGTCATCACCGACCTGGTTGGCCAAATCCTCGACCCCCGCTCAGGAGTCAACGAAGCCATCCTCAGCGAATTGGAGTCGATCGTCGAAGCACGGATTAAGCAGGACGAACGGAACAACCTAGCCGACTTCGGCCTGGCGCTGGCTCTCATCCGCGACACCCGCGGCCACCACGCCGAAGCGGCCGCCACGTACCGCCAAGTCCTCGCCATCCAGCCGGACAACTTTGTGGTCCTCAACAACCTCGCCTTCCTCCAGGCTCTGGGAGCCGACGCCGAAGGCACCCTCGCCGAGGCCCGTCGCAATATCGATCGCGCGATGAACTTCACCCGTCGGGTCGGCGACTTGATGGACACCCGCGGGTTAGTCCTACTCAAACAAGGGGAGGCCGATTCAGCCATTCAGACCCTTCTCAAGGTCGTCGGCGATCGCGATGACCCCGTCGCCCTTTTCCATCTCGCCCGCGCCTGCGAGGTCGCCAACCGTTTGGAGGAGTCACGCAGCTGGCTCAAGGAGGCCGAGGCGAAGGGACTCAAGCCCGAGTTGCTCCACCCTTTGGAACGTCCCGATCTCAAGCAGCTTCGGGACCGCCTCCAAGCCAGTCTAGCGAATCGCTAATCTAGTCCCGTCCCCAACGGTCGAATCGACGTTCGGATTCGAGGATTGCGTCGGACTGAATCGAAGCCCACACGTTCGGCGTGGATCGCGGGGGAAAACCGATCCCCTCACATCAACATCCACCCCGCCCGATCGACGCCCGGATCGGATCGGATCGGTTCGGATTAGATTGGATCAGATCAGAGTTGAACTCGACTCCAAGACCTCAAGGGATTCCAAACCGTCGATCACCTCGGCCAATGGCGACCGATTGAGGATGGTTCACCCCCGCCGTCATTCCCGTTACGGGGGTCGGTGGGGTGAACTCAAACCCTGCCGACCCCCGATCGTAGTCATTGTCCCTACACCAGGCGCGTCCCCACGCGCCGCGCCTGCGCTCCCTCAACCGTTTTTCCCCCGCGTTCCCAACCACCCCCGCCGGTCCATGTCCAAACCTTCCCAAAGTCCCGCTGGTGGCCCTCCGCTCGGTCGGGGTTTCGGTTCCCTACCCCGTCTCGACGCGGTTCAAACTGGACGGACCCGAGCCGAGATCCCCGAATGGGATTCCTCCTTCCTGCTCAAAGCCATTCTGGGCGGCCTGCTTCTGGTGATTTTGATCCTCGGCGCGATCTTCGCGCCAGGCATCTACGACCGCTGGCGGATCCAGCGGGATCGCACGGCGGCCCTCGAAAGCTTTGACGCCGCTCTCGAACGCCGCGACTTCCAAGCCGCCCTGGAGGCTCTCAAGCCGTTTCTTACTCACCATCCCGAAGATTTCCGATCCCACGATCATCTCGCCGAGTTTCTGAACCAGCCTCCCGAATGGATGGAAACCGACCAGATTGCATCGTTGGACTCCCTGCTGCTCGACGGCTTGCGTTTCCACCCCGATCAGATCGATTGGCGTCGCGCTCTGATGACGAACGCGCTGCGACGCGGCGACATAGAAACCGCGCTGGATCAGGCCGAATGGATCGTCACCACCACAGGGGTTCCGATCGAGGTGGTGGTGGACGTGATCGACCGGCTGGAGGCTTTGGGGGACGCCCCCCTGGTTCAAGCGCGGCGACTGGCCATGCTCGAATATGCAGAGCGACAAAACCGTGAAGATCCCCAAATCCTAATCCGACTGGTTCGATACAACGCCCGAGCGCGTCGTCCCGAGGCCATGATCCGCGACCTCAAGCCTCTAGTTCGCATGCGTCCGGACGATCCGGAGCTGATCTATCTGACCGGGGTGGTTCAAAAGCTCCAGGGCCGCGAAGCGGAGGCGGCCGAACTGTTTTCCCGCGCTCGTCAGGCCGACCCCAACCTCATCGCCGCCTGGCAGGGCGAACTCGAACATCTCTTGAAGTATCAAGCTACCCGCGAACGAGGATGGCGGTTGCTAGGTCAGTTCATACAAGCACACTCCTCCAATCCTGCGGCTCATCTTGCCGAGGCGCGGGTTTGCCAGCGTCTGGACCCGGAGCGCGCCGCCCGAGCCCTGCAACGCGCCCATGAACTGGATCCCACTTCGCCTGACCCGGCGCTGGGTTGGAGCGAGGCGCTGGTCAGCGATCAACGCTTCGAGGAGGCTCTAACGCTGTTGGCGCGTTTTTCCGACCGCGAGGTGTTCGATCCCCGCTTCGCCCTGCAACGCGCTCGGATTCTCAAACGCGCCGGACGCCCTCTGGAGGCGCTGGCCGTCTTGCGAACCGCCTGCGCCCGCTTTCCCGAAGCGCGTCGGCTCCGCTTCGATTTGGCCGACCTTCTCTTGGAGTTAGACCGCCGCGAGGAACTCGATGTCGAACTGGCCCAATGGCCCAACCTGCCAGCGCTCGAGCCGCTGCAGCAGTTCTTCAAAGGAATGATCCTCGCTCGCTCGAACCGACCGGGTGAGGCCGTCGCACCTCTGACAAACGCCTTAAACTCACTGAAAGACGACTCGGAAACGGCCGTGCGCGCCGGCCTGACCCTGGCCAACTGCTTACGGCTCTTGGATCGGTTCGACGAGCAAATCCGAGTTCTGAAGAACGTGCTGGACCTGGACCCCAAGCGTTCCACCGTTCGGGCCCGGTTGGCTGATCTCATGGGGTGGAAAGGGCGTTTGGACGACGCGCTGCTTGTGGCCGCTCCCCTGGGTTCGACGTTTACCCGGGCCCGTCTTCTTCTGGCGTGGCTGGAATACGCCCGCCTGCTTGAGACCGATCCCAAGTCGCGCAGCTGGAATGGGTTCGATGCGATGTTGATTGACCTGCGCGAGGTGCTGCCAACTGATCCAGGCATGCGATTGCTCAGCATTCAGGGCCATTTGGCCCGTGGGCGTCCCGAAGCGGCCTCCGAACTTGACGAGGCGCTGCGGCGTCATCCCGATCAGGCCGCCTTCCTCGCGCTTTCCGCTGCGCTGGAGGCTCGAGCTGGACGGAGCGAATCGGCCCGCAACCGTTTGGCTCAACTGGCTCGCGCTCCCCTTGACCCGTTCGATCGCGCCTGGGGGCTAATTGCTGGGTGGTCCCAGGTGGGTGGTCCCGAGGCGGTCGCGGCCCTCAAGGACATGGTCGGGCCCGTCGAGCAACTCGCCGGCGATCGCGGCGACCGCGTACGCGCCTATTTGCTAGCGACCCTCAGCGGGTTGGGACAAGACGAGGAAGTCCGCCGGATTCTGGAACGCTGGTCCGACCAGTTCGCCGGCAACGCCCACTTGCGCCGCTTCGACCTGGCTTTCGCGTTGGAGCGGCGCGACTCCCCCCGTCTGGCTCAACTCCGCGACCACTGGCGTGCGATCGAGGGATCCGGGGGCGTTTGGTGGCGGTTGGCTGAAGCGGTTCGCCTGATCATTGAGGCCGAGACCCCGTCCTCCCCCTCGGACCAACGCGCAGAATCTCACACGGCTGGGGCCGTCGATCGGACGCCTGGTTCCCGCGTCGCCGCCGAGGCGACCGGGCTGGCTCAAGCCGACGCTCTCCTGGCCGACCTGACTCAACGTCAACCCGCCTGGTCGTTTGTGCTGACGCTCCGAGGCCGAATCGCCGCCCGCGTCCGACGTTGGGATCAGGCCATCGAGCACGCCAACCAGGCGTTGAAGATTGACCCGGATTCAGTGGCCGCCGCTGAACTGCTGCTTGGATCGTTGGCGGCTCAGGGCCGCTACGCCCAACTCGACGCCGCCCTTAACAAGTTAAGGCCCCAGATCGGCCAAACCTCTCTCATGCGGATTCTCGCCGTGGAGGCGGCCCTGGCCCGCGACGACTTGAACCGCCTAGCCGACCTTCTGATCGAGGGCGGGTCCGAAGCATTGCACCGGCACGACTCGGCGGTGCCTCCCAAGGCAATCCCCATCGACCCGTCCGACGACATCGCTCCGCTCGTGCGGGAGGGTCGCGCCTTGGAGCGGTTGGGGTTGTACGCCTCCGCTGTGGACCGTTACCGCGAAGCGATCGTCCGCGCGCGCCGCACCCAACGCCCCGACGAGGCGCTGGACGCCTGGAGCGGTTGGGCCTCCACCCTGACTCGCTACTCGGGACGGGATCAAGACGTTGCCAAAGTGCGCGAGGCCGCCGCCAAGGCGCTGAGCCCTACGGCGTTGGCGGTCCTCGACGCCCGGCTCCATCGCAACGCCGGACGACTCGACGAAGCGTCCGCCGCCCTCGAACGGGCTCGCAAGACCGCCTCGGCAGCGGAACGCGCCGAGATTCGGCTGGAAGCCTCCGAAGTTCATCTCCAGGCCGGCCGGTTCGATCAGGCCGAGTTCGAGGTGCGGGCCGTTCTGGAAGCGAACCCCCAGGACCAACCCGCCACCGCCAGCCAACTCGAACGGGCCCGCCGCCGTTTGGCCGATCTGTTGGCGCTACGCGATCGTTCCAACCCCTCCGGGACCGATCCCCAACGCGGCGCGGGGTCCGAAGCGGCCGCGGTCGCTGAGTTCATAACCGGCGTGGACCCAGCGCGTTTGACCGAGGCCCTGGAGTTAATCGCCACCAACCTGGGGCGTCCCGGTGGTCCGCTGGCCGACGACCTACGGATCCAAGCCGCCATTCTGGGACGCTTTCGGGATGGCGAGCGTCGTCGTCAGGCGATCCAACTGATCGAACAGGCCGCCATGTTCGACCCCGGACGCTCGGAGGATTGGCTCCGGGTGGCGGAGTTGGCTCGGATCAATCTCGATTGGCCCTCCGCGCGTCGCGCCTACGAACGCTACTTGAAGGAAGACCGGATCGACC encodes:
- a CDS encoding tetratricopeptide repeat protein; the protein is MEPHSPPDSSPTEHAPASPAAANEKLAAPSPPRTVPAPPLRGQHRRRTKRRSGGFWRVVSRPLRRLVGRSSSSGGSGSRGRPGSMAVEVEGTTAVRDRTNAAATDFPNPNESSRGRSGDGVKLGGSRSSLKLVLAVLAAGVALALGLGALYGPGLVKRYQTRSARLAAFEVADARLNSANYNDALDPLAEFLKTHPSDFRGVEKVVAILQTHRDKLTRAKRQEADRLIREGLRYHSAQVPWRVLLVDNAMETRDFDIALDQALAISEINGVRVEVLERIAEQFKEIPEGGIRTVKRLVFAERAAKKDLRNPLFLKEGARASLLLGRREQAEAKLKQLTPDQGPEKNGEAAYLMGICRALTKNTEEAQRLLAQAYRLQPDLIEAYAAHAALLRGQMSDEAFHSPIERRPLEEVLERVIRANPGRAQAYLVRASFGVDAAQIAADLRKAAQLAPNDPEVVFALAALLQREGRTEEAIERVRPVFDAQPDHPVLSRALTGLLLSRGDTDEAVAVFRRHLDAAPDLVEDRLAMGELLLGLERLDEVRTLLEQWPESKLLAARKSFLQAQLLVAERKFGEAIDLLETQVLPELSNDKPVAMRAAQLLASCHEALGHPEDQLKALRQAIALNPEADSARAQLGLALLRRGQFEDAQRQFNTLVGRRDDALVTIASLHLIKTLRQPPEIRDWSVVERSLAEARAADPDSPRPRFIQAQMWVARDELDQAERELTQLRQKFPEFPDAWPLSIALARGRNNLSQVRALLVEAGNALSDPEVRARTLIAGWLAARLPESSDELEKLARSLMDAEAATATVSRTKLTETTPFKPISGEALARLVDAVAVLSGDERALTVFETLRQRRPDDVALWLAALPLALRNSDLKLLERFRDVVRVGEGQTGVWWRLAEVSRLLIEARQRKTTDLSTVPDLLSQLDRERPDWTILPLLKAEYADLRGNEPEVIQALQAALKLEPTNFAIARRLVERLQRRQRWNELDEAIRLVETQAGLPSDLLQAALDLALRRNDAKRATELTQRLNRAQTTAQAKPEDRLRLARALAMAGRDQDARDALKEVIDQVQAHPARAAEAWLVLVELAQRQGEAAEAGRILEEAVMRLPEAERPLFRARGLALMGRGDEATAAYDHLLETRAAQAKANGDAEAPLADLLLIRLEKARVQVSLKRFDQAEADLRTLLGEASSRPANQDRGRLVAELIPEIRRSLAEVLALSERPRTLALIDEAASLLEQNLQVRDVLEDRRMLGLVLTQIPARQAQAKELLDQVAAVDQLRPNEQYALIVLREARCDWPQARPLIREMVAARQASPAQMHFFIDMALMRQDLDLATEVLEGLRAVAPKGDAKAQRSIKVAAARLEHARGATEQARKMVADLVRVDQLDPVATANLLKEMGDFVAAEAVLRQTLATTPQPQARIPLRVALARLAALQRRHAETLTAARELLEERDCPPRVVGELLASWALQAQPPAEFRSQALAWIESLPDRIDPVPFLTPAALLLDAEGRHAEAIAKYRLLLRSEPQNFPALNNLAYLLALTETDLDEALELINRALVLNQRISSVLDTRAVVLLARRQTSEAIRDLLKVVEDRPSKFALFHLALAYDQERKTDTARDFLDRALAAGLTAEDLHPLERPKLARLLRGDEEDDQNQDGRTSSTSPADPNAR